The genomic DNA GGGTGCAATGAAATTTAAGAGATTTGTGGACTGGTTTCACTGCACTAGTTGTTAGTACCAGAAATTTGCCATGTTCTGTCCTAGTGCGATGTTTAGCCatcccccccgccccccccccccccccccaatggtTCCATTGAGAAGGAAACATATTTTTGCATTTCATGTGCTGCACAGGTTCCATCTTTGAATAGCATTGTTGCATCACCTTTTCTGTTCTCTTTGATATCAAAGATTGACGTTATGATATGCATTGCTCTGCTAAAATAAACaaacaataaaaataattatgaaaCCAGCTATCTGTTTACTCATGACTTTTTAGAGGTACCTTACAACGCTGTTTGCTGATGCGTCAATATTTGGAGCTGCAATCATTTTGTCGCGCTAGTTTCTGACATTGCTGTTTAAATTAGCTCTTACAGTTTTAACCTGTATCTACCTTTGCCTATAACTGAATTGTTTTCTCTTTCAGAGGATGATCAACAAGCGGTCTTAGCTGATACGAAGCTTGATGGGTCTTTGCAAGCCACCTCAAGTCAGTAACCAAGATGGCGGATGCAATATgattatgatgatgatgaaaagaagtgcGGCTGATATAATAATGTAACGTTTGACTAGAATTTTATTTGCAGCCTACAAGGAATGCCGGGCTTCTAAGATGACAAATTCTCCTCTACCATTCACATTATCTTACCATTTTACTTGCAACGTGGGCACCTGGCACATGATTTCAAATTCCTGCTACTTCTGCTGTGATATATGTTTTGACGGATCCCCAATGGCTGTTGAATACTTCGAAGTCTATTAGAATTTGGTTGTTCACCAATGGCGACTGAAATGCATCTGTGCTTTTGCATGTGAAAATGGAAAATCTGAAATGTTTGTTTGGCTTCTAGTTTGTAACTACTGACTACTAAAATATTGTTTGGCAATGTGCCATTTTGTCGAAAGCATTATGGTTGGTATTTTGATATTTGTGTTATCAATTTATTCCACGTAAAGTGTATCTGCTAATCTGACACAATAGCAACAGCCCCAAGGATTAACTTGCTGGGACAGCTCAGGCAGCATTCTAAGTTTAACGTGGGCCGAACAAACGTACACAATTTCACCAAGTTTAAAGAATCCAAGTTTTCTATTAATTATAAATTTATGATCTACTCTCTCTCCAtctcaaattattagttgttttagcttttctagGTGTATAGTTTTTGTTATATTTCTTATCTAAAGGGGTTGTATCTAGATGCAAAGTAATATctatgtacctagaaaaatcaaattgactaataatttgggatgaaGGCGGtaataatttgggatggaggCAGCAGTAAGCGCCCAAATATTCTTAAGGTGTTCTTAATGTTAACGTTAGAAATATTTCAAAAGTTTTCAATTTAAGACAGGGAATTATAGCAAGTAGTTTAAAAGGCACAAAACTAGAGAGGCCTACCGATAAAAACTTGTTGAAAGCAGTAACTAAGTCTGGGAAGCATCACATATAACTTCACAAGCAGCACTCTTGATCTATACAGTCGGTCAATAACATACTGTTGATGCTCAAACTGCTTCAGTTGTTGAGATCAATTCTCCAACTATTTTTACAACACATTTAAATACTTAAATATCACTTGTAATGTGAACCGCAAAACTAAAACAAACAGGAAACTGTATCATGCACCTATGCTGCCAAGCCAGAAGAACAGGGGAAACTGTGCTATTGCCATGAAGAGAAGGAAGTAATGCTGTCGCGATGAGTGCCTCTCGCTGCTTCTCATCTCTGTGAAAAGCACCCTCTTCATTGTCCTCACCAAGAACACTCCCATGCACAGGCTCATCCATGGCATCATGATGTAATACGAGTATGCCCATATGAGCCTTGCAACAACAGCAAGGGATAGCCCGGCAAATAAGTAGCCACCATATGCTACCAAGTCGAGAAGTGGCACCTCACCACCGCCCATTGAGTAGAGCAAACCTTTCAGTATCACGAGCTGGAAGGCCCATCCAATGAGTGCCCTGGAAAACTGCAGATTTATAGCTTCTGGAGTAAACCTGCATGAATACCGGTTACATCAAATTAGGAACATTCGGTCATAATCATTTGGCAACTGAAGGTTGACTGTCAACAACTCACTTTCCCATGAAACCTAATGTAAAACCAGCAAGAATGATGAAGCTTCCAAATGCCATGAAAGGGATGTACAGATCTGGTGCATTTATGTCATAGATTGGAGGTTTGTAGGACAAACGCCCACCAACAGGTTCACTTATCCGAGTCCAGTGCCCCTGCACGAATAATGGGGAAACAGAACTTTATTTCAGTAGTCAGTAGACCATCAACAAACCAGTTTTACATGCAATGTTATTAGGAAAGATGATTTACCCTGTGAAAGAATGGAAACAATATAACTTTCAACTTGTTCCTGACATATTGATCATTCACATGGAAGTAATACTGCGGGTTGGAGAAGTATCTATTGATCTGCGCAAAACAGGACCAATAATTTAGAGAGAATGCAAAGGAATGAAaatatcaaggataaggttgaCTGGAGACTCCTTACATTGCTTTGCATGAATTCTGAACTAGAATCCAAGAACTTCTCCCCATATACTCCTAGCCCAGATCTAATTAGACCTGAGCTTGCACCATATAATGGATTGTTAAACTGGCCCGGCTGAGAATTCTGCTGTGGCATCTGCATCCCAGGAGGGTTCCCATAGTTATTATACATGGCTGCAGAGAACAAAGAGAGGTAAAAAAAATGTTAACAAGACCATATTAATCGACTTGACATAATTGTGGGCAACAAATCAATGACGATAGCAGACGTGACATAAAACACAGGTAAGTATACCAGAGCTATTTATGACGCTGCTAAGgcagaaagtttttttttcccacACTTTTGCTTGATCTCAGGCATTTCATCATAAACAAAAAATTCCCAGCACATGAAAGAAGAGTGCAACATAAAGATAATGAGAAATTGCACAGATCATCTCTCAGAAGTATGAGCTATTCAATTGAAGTCAACGTCCAATTACAGAACAGTCCAAAATATGTAAACTGATTTGCTTGCCCATCGTCCACTGAGGAAAAAAGGCGACGCTGCAAATCAAGACAATCGTCTGTAGCTGGTAAGCAACTACAGTCATTGAGATGTAACCAAGCAGGTAGGCGCATTCAGCTTACCAGTTTGACTGTAATACAGTAATGATGATGATTTTTCTAGAAGCAAAGAAATACCAAACCattgtttttctttattttcaatAGATCATCATGGAGGAGGAAAATGAGAAGCAGTATGCGCAGTGAAACATAAAATTCCATGGTTTACATCTATTGTTAGaactgttggagtaatgggcttggcccatttattctaaagcattaaaagaatttaaagcccactattaatgctagggaatcaatgtttaattccgtaccgggaattgaggaggatctcaaccgacttaaaaggtggacttcttgtacaccacttgtgaagccggtaagaggaggacggtgaaccacacgcgcgcgcgctcgctcgcctcgccgggccgggccgggccgggccgtggccgtggccgtggccgaggccgtggccgaggccgaggccgaggcgaggcgcggcgcggcgcggcgcggcgcggtgtgatggctattttgccgttgacagcaattaatcgtgcgattaaacgtgcaattaaatctgtaattaatggccataacagcatcacctaaatgactctgatggtgtccaggttcaacgaacctgagcacctgagtcactatataaggagtgccatgcccctcatccatcctgcaccagagcactgaggcaactcggctcctctcttctccctctccagttgcaacaactgagttccccaacgctaatctctgcgcgcacagaattagcgtgagcaggcctccgaaaccttgctcgccttgagatcctgcacgggataggcgggcaatcaggtttttgggtaacgctttagcgtgactgctcaaaaatactaaggctttgcccgattgtacgactacttcctgatggacgagccgaacgactacgtcgactacattctggtggccgaacgactacgtcgactacatcttggtgagcgttcgtgggactgcactgcgaacttcttcctgcaccgatttagttcgactacttcgactgaggccaaccgagtagatgtctactccagttggtaacagcgcagccaatgcctccggcaacggccccgctttagggtactccctgaaactttggttatttatattgtttatgcttatatgtgtgataagtataaacatgtacacatgttttattttactccttaaagtcatagaaatattgctagtttatacatctaattttggaattaaaatataccgaaaattgcctagatttctaacaatccaaaaacctgatgatgttaataggctttcggtatctagctttgctgcatcaatcaaaccatcaccttttgatggttcaaattacaaacgttggcaagagcggcttatactgtggttaacactatcgagagtgatccatgtgaaagagggtaagcctgaacaattctctccagaggaagggagtgcgttcgatgaggctgatatcctctttcgaggcttgatcattagtgttctcggtgataacctggtggat from Panicum virgatum strain AP13 chromosome 7N, P.virgatum_v5, whole genome shotgun sequence includes the following:
- the LOC120681549 gene encoding protein YIF1B-B-like, whose amino-acid sequence is MYNNYGNPPGMQMPQQNSQPGQFNNPLYGASSGLIRSGLGVYGEKFLDSSSEFMQSNINRYFSNPQYYFHVNDQYVRNKLKVILFPFFHRGHWTRISEPVGGRLSYKPPIYDINAPDLYIPFMAFGSFIILAGFTLGFMGKFTPEAINLQFSRALIGWAFQLVILKGLLYSMGGGEVPLLDLVAYGGYLFAGLSLAVVARLIWAYSYYIMMPWMSLCMGVFLVRTMKRVLFTEMRSSERHSSRQHYFLLFMAIAQFPLFFWLGSIGA